Proteins from one Triticum aestivum cultivar Chinese Spring chromosome 7A, IWGSC CS RefSeq v2.1, whole genome shotgun sequence genomic window:
- the LOC123152985 gene encoding probable O-methyltransferase 2: MAAQADTIEVPTDTELLQAQADLWRHSLYYLSSMGLRCPFHDNLGIATILRECGDIFKGLESLTDCCGGDGTTARALVKAYPHIKCTVLDLPKVIDKAPAHGVINYVAGDLFHTVPSSQAVMLKLVLHFWSDEDCVKILTQCKKAIPPRDEGGKVIIIDIVIGPSLGPIMFEAQLLMDMLMMVNTRGAQRSENDWRKLFVEAGFKDYKIVKKLGARCVIEVYP, from the exons ATGGCGGCTCAGGCAGACACCATTGAAGTTCCGACGGACACTGAGTTGCTGCAGGCGCAGGCTGACCTGTGGCGCCACAGCCTCTACTACCTCTCGTCCATGGGGCTCCG CTGTCCCTTCCATGACAACCTGGGGATTGCCACCATACTCCGTGAGTGCGGTGACATCTTCAAGGGGCTTGAGTCCCTCACTGACTGCTGCGGTGGCGATGGTACGACGGCGAGGGCCCTCGTCAAGGCTTACCCTCACATTAAGTGCACTGTTCTAGACCTTCCGAAGGTGATTGACAAAGCCCCAGCCCATGGTGTCATCAACTATGTTGCGGGTGACCTGTTCCACACCGTCCCATCTTCTCAAGCCGTGATGCTCAAG CTTGTGCTACACTTTTGGAGCGACGAGGATTGTGTAAAAATCTTAACCCAGTGCAAGAAGGCCATTCCTCCACGCGACGAGGGAGGAAAGGTGATTATCATAGACATCGTGATTGGACCTTCCTTAGGACCAATAATGTTTGAAGCCCAACTCTTGATGGATATGCTCATGATGGTGAACACAAGAGGAGCCCAACGGAGTGAAAATGACTGGCGCAAGCTATTCGTGGAAGCAGGGTTCAAAGACTATAAAATTGTGAAGAAGCTGGGGGCTCGATGCGTTATCGAGGTCTACCCCTAA
- the LOC123154338 gene encoding probable O-methyltransferase 2: MAAQAESIEVPTDAELLQAQADLWRHSLYYLTSMALRCVVDLEIPTAIHRLGGVASLPDLMTALSLPSVKMPFLGRVMRVLVNSGVFAADNESEPGMELYRLTPLSRVLVHGVVADEHHSQRYFVLGVTSPHYTEAALGLADWFKKDTEPPVPSPFEEKFGVPLLDEKTALLDEELDDVVNQGVAAHDNLGIATILRECGDIFKGLESLTDCCGGDGTTARALVKAYPHIKCTVLDLPKVIDKAPADGVINYVAGDLFHTVPPSQAVMLKLVLHFWSDEDCVKILAQCRKAIPPREEGGKVIIIEIVVGPSLGPVMFEAQLLMDMLMMVNTRGGQRDEKHWSELFKKAGFTDYKIVKKLGARSVIEVYP, encoded by the exons atggcGGCTCAGGCTGAGAGCATCGAGGTTCCCACGGACGCTGAGCTGCTGCAGGCACAGGCAGACCTGTGGCGTCACAGCCTCTATTACCTCACCTCAATGGCGCTCCGGTGTGTCGTCGACCTTGAGATCCCGACGGCCATCCACCGCCTTGGTGGGGTCGCCTCGCTGCCCGACCTGATGACCGCACTGTCCCTTCCCTCGGTTAAGATGCCATTTCTTGGCCGGGTCATGCGCGTGCTCGTCAACTCGGGCGTCTTCGCAGCCGACAACGAGTCCGAGCCCGGCATGGAGCTCTACCGCCTCACCCCGCTGTCCCGCGTTCTGGTGCACGGCGTCGTGGCGGATGAGCACCATAGCCAAAGGTATTTCGTGCTTGGTGTCACCTCACCGCACTACAcggaggcggcgctggggctggcAGACTGGTTCAAGAAGGACACCGAGCCACCGGTGCCGTCACCTTTCGAGGAGAAGTTCGGCGTGCCACTCTTGGATGAGAAAACTGCCCTCCTTGACGAAGAGCTCGACGACGTTGTCAACCAAGGCGTAGCTGCCCATGACAACCTGGGGATTGCCACCATACTCCGTGAGTGCGGTGACATCTTCAAGGGGCTTGAGTCCCTCACTGACTGCTGCGGTGGCGATGGTACGACGGCGAGGGCCCTCGTCAAGGCTTACCCTCACATTAAGTGCACTGTTCTAGACCTTCCGAAGGTGATTGACAAAGCCCCAGCCGATGGTGTCATCAACTATGTTGCGGGTGACCTGTTCCACACCGTCCCACCATCTCAAGCCGTGATGCTCAAG CTTGTGCTACACTTTTGGAGCGATGAGGACTGTGTGAAAATCCTAGCCCAGTGCAGAAAGGCTATTCCTCCACGTGAGGAGGGAGGAAAGGTGATAATCATAGAGATTGTGGTTGGACCTTCCTTAGGGCCAGTAATGTTTGAAGCCCAACTTCTGATGGATATGCTCATGATGGTAAACACGAGGGGTGGCCAACGTGATGAAAAACACTGGTCCGAGCTATTCAAGAAAGCCGGATTCACGGACTACAAAATTGTGAAGAAATTGGGAGCTCGATCCGTCATCGAGGTCTACCCATAA